The Gadus macrocephalus chromosome 9, ASM3116895v1 genomic interval ttcaaaCAAGACTCTTGcgcagcaaagatgggaaatattatcaaatgtattatttaaaccacTATGAATATTACCATCCAtgtatacacattaccaggctatggaataacgcctgcacacgcacacacccgggatgtgaattgtgtcacttcacccgccactgtgtcgggtaatactttccagtaaggtccgatcaaatttgcatatttaatacattcgttatagagtggcgaagtcacgccccttccggtagggctcatgggacctatgagatcgaaaaatatgaatgggtgtcaatggagagaaaataattattttctggtcccagtctttatatgccctggattacacatatgttgtttgtggatttaaatgataatttttcatgcaaagaaaactaaaaatgttcgtgaagaagtttgataattttaggttttatgtgaggccgctttgtgaactacagctcttcgctgctctcgacgcatatgatatacgtcaccacacccgcccttggaactcggcacagagatggcgatctctctgccccacttcaccgctttttccaaggggaggataaaagcatcgaaagaggtgaaaaccattataaatcggggcacgtgcagagtttcagttatgccgatgggaagattgtcggtcttctccacgccagtcgcagggagcgtgacgtcacatacgagccgtgtagtctttctcgttgtgttttctctacagcctttgtctgaacaattgcacaataaacggttgaactctttgcatgaaaaattatcctttaaatccacaaacaacatatgtgtaatccagggcatataaagaccgggaccagaaaataattattttctctccattgacacccattcatatttttcgatctcataggtcccatgagccctaccggaacgggcgtgacttcgccactctatacggCGCTGTgcagttccacaaccattactgtcaacatccggcccccttcttcttctacgcctcttttgctgaactgcAACTGTCCGGcatccgggataatataccagtaacagggctctcaagtctcacgcattcggcgtttgacacacgcaattcaacccatgcacacgctcacacgccacacttcgtatttctcaagcagagaaattaccaggatagcgcccaccaatttgggccgctattaaacagtgttacaggtaggaatcaaatgggtttcccgtacgtagggtaaccagacgtcgtcttttgcccggacatgccctctttttgagacacttttaaaaaatgtgtggcggaatttaaaaatcgtccgggattttattaaagcctcatgcatgttctcattgaatttgcgttgcgtttctttGGGTCGTTcgcaaactagttaggctacgccctcccctactcagttctgttcgctttgcattggtggaagtgagtagggggcgtggttaagtagagccttcagattggacggtttgacttacgcAGTTACCGTtgtgtattttttcttttttaccattattgttttatagggacaaacattaacaaatttctcccacaggggattgataacgttctatctattgaacagaaagaaacacttggtcatactttacatattttatcacagcattggcctactgaatgccacagatatatttccagcattggactgaatgccacataaatatataattatgtttttgcacgtttgcaacgtttaaaagttcagggtataaagtaaaagtatatgcctctacttgtattgcttaagccaatagccttttgagccagtgttttttctgaatattagtgttaagggccaataatgcttactatcatacgttagttaccatgtctgtggacacatttgtattcaGGCACTAATTAGattgacttatgatggtgtagccatgcatgttgttttattgttaatatgtcaatttgttttttattgaaaatactttgtatagatgcattatccccaaacttgtcatcgtaacacctttgacattaacatggcagatacctgtgtattgtttatcatatgcggCAAGAGTTTAacaactcagttccttggtagcacctacttacagtaagaatcacttctgatggaaaaaatgatgtgtatgaaaaacacttttcttatctattgttacaattatattgtttaaaatgtacgcatagataaaaaaagaattatagtgcataaaaagtggctggtaaaaaagatgagtggctggtagattttaaatctacctgccacagtggctgaTAATCAGGAGAGTCTGGAGAATTCTCGTTTGGCTGTTAACGTTTCTGCGCTGATTACTGCAGGATAAtattgcagcgccgtccggcagcctgagctgtgttCCCGCAGCCTCAGCACACGCAATACTCAAACTGTCAACATCGCAACCAAGTCAATTTTGTTTAGAGGGGAGTAAAGAGCAGGGCCtcaagtggtacagcccaggtgggtcttgaactgcgattggtcagaaagacacacacttttaaggagtttttcacccgctccgcaTCCAGCTTGTTCCACGTTTTAAGAACCCAGGCTAGGTTATGGCGAACAGGGTCACTCATGTTCCCCCCTGCGGTGTATTCCTTGTCCGCATCCCCTGCCATCCATTGGTCATATCATACGGTTCATGCAGACTGGCtttgaacggctgattccaTGGATGTACTTTGCGTGTGCCATGTTATGCCGCCGGTGTGGCGATACTCTTTTGTTATGCTGATGAGCTTAAATAAATGGATATGTTGACTACGAAGCAATTATTGAAGTTTAACAATTTGTTCAGCAAACTGACAACCGACAGCTTGAATTTCAGGTTGTACTTTTTATCTCTTGTTGTACGATATTAGGCTATTCTTCTAATGTCTCAATTTGGCTGCTGGTGTATGTGGTGCACTTTCCTATCCTTAAAAATGTACCCACTAAGTAGGCCTGCCCTGACGTGAGTCAGACATCACGATTGGTCTTTCCTTTACCTCTCAAACTACGTTAGAATTTAATGTTCATCAGCCCGGTTTTCAAATTTTCTCGGGGGAGAAACCCCAGAACACCCGTTTTCTAACTTCTGGGCTACAGCCCCGAAGGTTTTCAAATAGTAGCGACGCCCCTGGACAATGGACtagtatatctatataatattatCCACCTAACAAATACTGTCATTAGATATACAAATTTTAACTTATATCTTATTTCTAAAATGTTTAAATGGAATGTGGAACATTGCTTCTGGTATTTGATACTTTTCTTCATGATTATTTTTGCTCACTCAACAAAGTGTTGTAGGTAAGGTTCCTGGCTAGAATTTCTTCGTTATTATTTAGATGTGCAATAGCCATTTGTCAGCTATTAGTAAGGGAAATGCTGTGTGATGATATCAGTTTCTTTGTGTCTGCCgctgtatgaaaaaaaaaagattttcgaCCACTCCAAGGTAATACTTATTAGGGAACGGTCAAGGAACATAAAGTGAATAAGAGGTGTCTTTTGGGTTGCTTATTTTCAGtcttgctctcttctgccctctctttacaactctaaAACCTTACTGACGGAACCTTTAatgattttaatttatttaaaattgGTCAGGCAGAGATTGTCACTTATCTAATATGTGTTCCTTATTACAGGTTAGATATGGTTTTACACATTCAAAGATACATAGTAATAGAATaaaaaattagctttttgtACATGTACATTTAGTCATAAATTAACTTTTTGCAATTCCTAGTAGTTATTCTGAGAGGCTTTAAAGCTATGGGCCCTTTGCTCAAATGTGCCAATTAGTTaaaaggtttaaaaaaacaacaactcacaTTTCCATCGGAAagcttcaataaaaaaatattataattgACATTCAAGGTCAAATCAACCTTTGAAATCATGAGGTTTGTGGCTCTAActgcaaattattttttacaacCAACAAGTGTTTTGTGTATGCTCAAGACAGAATCAAATATGAGATTATCACATAACATTTGCGTATCATTGAGCAAATACTATATACTACTTCTTGTTGACTAATAGcttataatttatattattttagaagTTTTAAATAAAACTGATATCAAAGCATAAACAAGTACACATGTAGTATACGAGTATATATGATGCAAGAATAAATTATACTCCAAGATTGAGGTCCATCGTCTTTTGGGAAAACTTGACATGAAGGAGGGATTATAATGAGATCCAATAAAATAAGCAAACCATCTGACAATCAAGCATAGACAAATGTAAAAGCTCTCAAGGGCTTGATAACAGAAGCAACCTGTACCCATATTTCTAGAACAGTTCGATAGCTCTTTTTTAGATATCCTTTTTGCACTGAGGCAAAGAAAAGAACAGAAGGACAACACTTTAGTTGCACTTGAACATTGATTCCAAATGGATGTTCATTACAACAATACATATCTTATACTCGGAGGGCATATACAGCTTTCAAAgtatagatatttttatttcTCATTGACTTTTCTTCTCTTCATCCTAATTATCTGCAGTAATACCGTTGTTTTATATGTCATCTATGTACATGAAAGCCTTCACAAACCCATGTATGCTTTTGTTGCCGCTTTGCTTATGAACGCCCTGTTTGGAAGCATAACCGTCTATCCCAAACTTCTTGTGGATCTGCTGTCGGCAACCCAAACTATATCCCGTCCTGCCTGCCGGCTACAGAGTTTTTTAGCATACGTGTATGGTGCTTGCGAATTCACACTGTTGTCAGCGATGGCTTTTGATAGGTATGTATCCATTTGCAGACCTCTCCAATACCACTCCCTGGTTAGGACACAAACTGTCAAATTAATTCTGGTTTTggccttttgtttaccttgttGTAAAATGGGAATAGCTAGTATTTTGTCAACTAATATAGGTCTATGCAAGTTTGTGTTGATGAGAATTACTTGTGATAACTATTCCCTTGTCAAAGCGGGGTGTGGGGACTCTACTGTAAGCAATGCATATGGGCTATGTGTAATGGTACTTTCTATACTTCCACATGTAATATTTATTGCGTTTTCTTACACAAGAATATTGTCTATTTGTCTGAGGAGCTCCAGGGATTTCAGGACAGGAGCTCTTAACACGTGTCTCCCCCACCTAGTTATATTTCTGAACTTCACCATAATTGCAATGTTTGAAGTCATTCAAAATCGTATTCCTTCTGGCATACCGCATATTGTTCGTCTTATAGTATCTCTCCTGTATGTTGTGATTCCTCCTCTCTTCAATCCTCTTATTTATGGATTTAAAATGCAAGTGATACGTCAATGTCTTGTAGCACTATTCAAGCTGAAATAACTATTTGACAGACAACAGGCTACAAGAAAGAGGACGATTAGAACGGGACGGGAGTTTTTTCTGTGGTTTTGTTTAGCTCTCTTTTGCTCTTTTCTTTGCTCTCTCTTAACAACTATCAAATCTTACCCACAGCACCTTGaagaattgtcatttattattaGACTTATCGACTATCCTTATTACAGGTCAGATATTTTAATATACATTCAAATATACATAGTATATGTTTAATAAAACAATGGGCTTTGTGTGCATTCGATTTTTCTTTGATTATGCTTTTGAACTGTCACTCAAAATaataactagggatgggcatgattaatcgacgatcgatTAATTGATCGTTGAAATTCCTACAGAATTGTGCCTATCACACACTTAATTTGCTTGCACGACCCCTCCAATTCTGAGACCAAAGCCAGGACCAAACATCCTAACATGCCATGATAGTAACACATGTCTGGATATTGTAAGAAAGTTCTTCCCGTTACTACTGCGGAGCGTCACATTTAGGGTCTATGGCgtgatattattttttatggtTCTCCACCTTGTGAAGCTCTTTATATAGGCCTTAACCTTTTCAGAGAAGCAATAGCTAATGAATTTGAAAGCTATATACCTATATTTTCTTGTTAGAAATACTACAATGATGTCTTGAAACTTTTAATTTACAGCTGATGTGGTTGTAAAATTGTAACGTCTTCCACTCCTAAAAGCTGGATCCTACTCTTCGCTAACATAAGGTAAAGGAGCGTTGGTAACTCCCTCCCAAGTCCTACTTTGAGCTGTGAGTACCTTTAGTGATAGGTTAACTTTAGTGCAATTCCTAGGAGTAATTCCGAGAGGTCTGTTAATTACGGGCCTTGTTGTCACATGTGCCCAACAGATAAAGGTTGGAAAAATCCTCACATTTCTACTGGGAAgtttcaatattttttattttgttgggACTTTTAAAATTCACCAGCAAGGGCCTCATACTAAGTGAATTCATTACTGACAATAATCTGGACTCTCTGCATAACTGAGACATGgcaaaaaacacagaaatatttTTCACAAaatcagaccacaccccctggTTATGCATATATTGATAAGCCACGCCTCCGTGGTCCTGGTGGTGGAATAGCCATATTTTTCAGACAAAGCATCACTTCAAGTACAATCTCCTTCCCGGCGACCCCTAATTTGAACATATTGTTTTTAAACTGTCTGGACCCAGACCCCTGGTTGCTGCAGTAATTTATCGCCCCCCCCCAAACCTAACTCAGCTTTCTTATCTGACCTGTCGAAACTCTGTGCCATCACTCCATCCATTCTGCTACTCTGTGACTTTAACATACATGTCGACATACATGTCGCCAAAACCTCTGAAGAAATTCTGGACATCATAAACATCTTCAACTTCATCCAACATGTTGATTTTCCAATCCATAAAAAAGGACACACACTGGACCTTGTCTGCATCACCGGCATCACAATCAGCAATCTGTCCTGCTTCGATGTCACTATCTCTGACCACCTGGCTATCACCATGGACATTCTCATCCCCACACCACAAGTCAAACAAAAGCGCTCTATAACTTTCTGGAATCTCAAATCCATCAATCCGTCCGTTCTTTCCTCCCTCTTGGCCGACACCATCCCTGACTCCGCCCTCTTCAAGAACGCCTCCCCTTTTGACCTGGTCGCAATATTTAATGAAACTCTCCTCCTGGCTCAATCAGCTCACTCAAATCAAAACTAAGATTGTCTCTTTCACTCACTCCACCCCCTGGTACACTGATCATTTTCATCACCTCAAATCCAAGGGCCGCCAACTCAAACGGCTAACCAATACAACTGGTCTCACTATCCACAAAGATGCCTACAAACAACACCAACAGCTCTACATGCCTAGTAACGGGGACGCTGGCGAGTCTAACGCCGctctgtatggcttgtttttattcagtattttcaatatttctcacgattgcattgaacattttgtcgtttttttttggtctttagtaGTTTAGCTAAGTTTACAAGTTATATATAGTCACTTTTCGCTATTGTAAGTGTgccagttttctttatttttacgtgttttatacgtggagtcgtacagttggtggacgctgttgccttttgaacgctgctgctgctgctgctcaccggaacatcattctgaacattattttttcgtgattttctttttctttttcttactaGTCTTTTAGCTTTTTatcagttttcttttgcttactttcaacaccttctgtctgaaacccttctggacctcggatcggactacaaagttaagttaagtaacTGCGTCAGTTTtcctgatttatttatttggttcTGAACGTTAAACGTctgcgtgttttgttttgtgttttgtgcgtggagtcgtgcagctgttggtggatgacacctgctggccggctagactgctgctaacccccggcgccgtccaactggcttccccgtctccagcgtagctacaaccggcttgctccactcctctgcctccgctgtgctggctctgtggcttcaccataatcgcctggatctaccgctggcttcttccgacttcacaacctgtggatttttaacctgttcctctggattgctctatgtttgactctcacgtaacgagcgcatctctgccgctccgttactcggtaacggagatgttacgtctacggatcttctcaaggacccccccacctcagcttgcatcccaccacgacattctcaaacgaccaaaatacatccaccgaggctctggacggaattttcagtacactcacgccagcaacaaaaacatccgctccttctggtccactgggccccgcccccctcctcgcacagcccgtacggtcagtcccgtcaatcacagtgtactgtcccctctgctcaaagcaacctgctacactccactcacctgtctgaaactctgtctgctgaacaccagatctctcagtaataaggcccttttgataaatgactttattgttgaccagagcctagacattctctgcctcactgagacctggcaacaaccaaattacttctcccatctaaatgaggctgtcccaccaggtttttcttttattagtaaaccccgggttaatgggagggggggtggcctcgctctcctccatcgtgataacatcaaagtcaccactgtcacagtcccccttcactcctcctttgaatgtctagctgtaaaactctcaggccccaaacccactatcattgtcaccatttacagaccaccaaaaccctccgccgttttcctcaatgaattctcatcactacttacatctgtatgtgcaatgtcccccactgttatcctccttggtgatttcaacatccacattgacaacccatcctgtacttttgctaatgacttcacatcacttctggactgtcttggcatcacacaacatgtcaacctcccaacccataacaaaggtcacattctggatttaatctgctgcactgacatcactcccactaaccttgatgTCGGTCAATTCCATGTAAATGTCAACCTCACCATGTTAAAATAAAGTAACATGTAACAGAACAAAATCACTTTAAAATATATCATCAAGGCCTGTATTTTACAGAACTAAAAGAGTTCAACCAATTTTTCAAAGAAATTGCACCCTTCTCGTTCTCTACCTCAGCTTATGGCAATTAAGAATATTGTGATTTCAATACATCTAATTGAACGATTTTTTTAACAACCATATAGGATCAAAATGTTCGCCCACAACAATGCTCAGCCTCCCTTAAGGGCAGTAGGGGTTTACTTAAGCTAAGTGTAAATTAGTTGTTTGATTTCACGTTTCCATTTCACTGTGGAACCTTGTTAAAGTGGCACAGATTTACAGGACAGCCAATGTCACGTCCGTGACATTTTTTAGAAAAAGTTCTTATCAAACATCCGTTTGAAATGCAACAGTAAACAAACTCTCTGTGCAAAGCTAAATTTAATTTAGGTTATATGTTAAAAATAATTGGCCATTCTACTCCCTttctaaatattatttttacCACTTTACTGACGTTACTGTTACGGACGTTACTATACACAATAGCCATGCCAGTGACATTGTTTAATCGGTCAACGTGTTGGATTGAATTAACCCCGATCCATGGTTGTAGCCTATACGTCTATACACGATTATGTTTAGATTTAGCGTACTTCTATGTAGCGACATCTTCGTTCTTGCGATCACGTTATCCCAGAGAATAAATAAATCACGTTCAAGAATAAGTCACGATGTGCAGGCTTAATACGGCTGAAGCCAATAACACGGAGCTGTCCGTCATCAAATATATGGGTTACCCATCGTCATGTGGAACTACTGTTTTCACCTGTGTAGGATACATCGATTGTTTATCAAGAAGTTTGTAAGGTAAGTGTTGTCCATGTTACATTGTTTTGTATGCGCGAGGAGGAGAACAATCGTCTCGTCTCAAGAGCTACGAAGACGTCCCAAACTTTGACAGCTATTCTGCAGATTCCTCTACGTTGTACTGTTAAGGTGAGTAAAGTGAACCTATACGATATTGTAAGTAATTAAGAAGAAACTAAAGTAAAGAGGTgtaaatagtagtagtagtagtagtagtagtattgaaGTGATTGAATACAGACATGGAAGTGATTAAAGTcaatgaatgtatgaatgaatagCAGCTTGGTAGTTAGCCTAGCGGCCTACAAGCTAAATGAATAGCCAGCTGTCAGTTGGAGCCTACAATATTTTGGTTCATCTCATCTTTATCAGATAGCTAAAGCCTATGATATTTCATCTATATATGTGTCTGTATCCATCATCTGTCACCAAATAGTAGCCGTATTCTGTCATAGCCTACATTAAGTATTATTTTCCCCTATTTGACATGAAGGGTATTTTAGTTATTTGTTGTTAATATGAAGAAAGTAGCAAATGTATTCTATACTGTGTCAACAAAAACAGCCTAGTTGGTCCTTGTAAGATAACAAAATAGATTTCAGTGGTCTAACAGGTAGCCTCTAAAAATTAATTCATGGAATATAGGAAATGATCAGTGAGAGTTTGTAAGGTACCCAGCTAATCAGATTAGGAATGGACACTCAGGACAGAAGCGTTAAACAATAGAAATGGCGGTAAATTGAAATACTTGTTCATTACCCTAAATGTAGTTATAATGACtatattttcatttaaattGTAGGAAATGGCTAAGACAGCTGCTGAGAGGCAGAAGGCCTATcgtgagaggaagagaaattATGAGAGCTTTAAACAGCATGAACGAGAGAGGAAGAAGCTTGAGAGATTAAAGAAGAAAGTGACAAACAAAAGTAGAGGCACGGAGGGAACGGGAGCAAGCAAGGGAGCGACAACGACGCAGGCGTCTACATCTCAAACATTCTCTGCCCAGTCCAACACAGCGGTCACCTGCCTTTAAATCCAGGCAGTCTTTGGGAAAAGCTGTAAAGAAAGTCATCAAAGCACTACCATCAAGTCCAAGGAAGAAGTCTGCTGTCATCCAGAGACTGTCAGTGAAGTTGAACTTTCCGGGTCAAgaaaagaagaggagaaaaTCAGCCCTATCACCTGAGATGACCTCAGCTGTTGTGTCATTCTACAGCAGAGATGACATATCCAGGCAGGCACCAGGAAAAAGGGATGCCGTCATCATCAGAGAGGGGGGGCagaaaactaaaattcaaaaaCGTCACATGGCCATGTCCATAATGGAGGCCTATCGTTTATTCAAGGAAGAGCACCCGGAGGATATAGTGGGGAAGTCCAAATTTGCAGAGTTGCGCCCACCATTCATACTCCCAAGAGCAGACACTCCTCGAAATGTTTGCCTCTGTATATATCATGAAAATGTTACACTTTGGATCAACTGTGCCTATAAGCATGTACCAAGGCAGGCATTCAGAAGTGTGGGTAACTACATTGATGCAGTTGTGTGTAGTAGTGAGAGAGCTGAGTGCATGCTGAATGAATGTGATGAATGTGGGGATGGATGTAAATTTCAACAGCTGATCTCCAGCATCCCTGATGAGGAAAAAGACATCAACACCAGCTGGTATACCTGGGAGTCTGTTGAGGGGGTGCAGGTTAAGACGCAAAAGGTTGGACTTTTCAGGGATGTTTTACAAAAGCTGCTTGAAGCTGCCCCCAAGTTCACCCGCCATTCTTTAATTAAACAACAACAGAGCAGATTTTTTCAGGGGAAGATGAGGGAGGGTGATGAAGGATGTGTAGTACTCCAGGTAGACTTTGCAGAGAATTACTCAGTGAGCTACCAAGATGAAATCCAGTCTGCACACTGGAATCAAAGCCAGATTACAGTCTTCACGGCTGTAGCCTGGGTTAAAGGGGAGGCTCAATCCTACGTTGTGGTCAGTGATGAGCTCCATCATGACAAAAAGGCAGTCACAACCTTCCTCACAGGCATTGTGAAGGACCTTCAAGAGAGACACCCAGCAATGAGGGAGCTGCACATTTTCAGTGATGGGGCAGCATCACAGTTTAAGAACagatttgtttggtttttccTGTCCTCTAATTTGAAGGAAATATTTCCAAATGTGAGCACTGAATGGCATTATTTTGCCACCAGCCATGGCAAAGGTGCAGTGGATGGAGTGGGGGGAACAGTGAAGAGGGCTGTTGGCACTGCAGTGCTTAGCAGACAGGTTGTGCTGATAAATGCAGGTACATTTGCTCAGACTGCTAGAAGGGTCTGCCCTAAGATGGAGGTCTTTCTCATCTGTAAGGATGATATTATAGAGTTCTGTGTGTCACATAAGATCGACAAGTACTAGGAGCTGGTAGCACCTCTTCCAGGTACACTGAACGTGCATTCTGTTGTTCCAGTGTCATGGGGCCAAGTTAAATACAAGCCATACTCCTCAGCGACAGAATCAGCCAAACATACACTGGTCCAGAGccctgatgatgatgtggaGGAATCAAGTGATGATGAGCCTGAAGCCAATCCATCTGAGCAATCGCTTAACATCAAAACGGGTGATTGTGTCCTTGTGACCTACGAGGGCAAGAAGTCCAGGAGGGAATATGTAGGCCTTGTCACAGACTACGACCAACACGGAGTGGAAGTTCAGTTTTTGAGAAAAAATGATGAGCTGGGCTTTGTCTACATCATGCCAACAAAGGAGGACAAGTCATGGGTGGTGAGGAACCAAATTATTAGGCGCCTCAATCCTTTGGTGGACAACAGAGGCAGGCACCACTTCAATGAGGCTGTGCAGGCGGAGTAAGGGGGAAGAAAGATCCTACATTTCTTCATTGTCTACAATACTTTTGACAAACAAACGTGtgaataaattatttatttattgatcttACCTCATGTCATTGTCAATGTTTATTATAATTGTAACACAGAATCTAAAATGAACTGGGATTATGTAACAGACAGACGTTTACGCTGAAATCCATGCTGTTTTGCAGCCATCTTGCAAATCTTATTTAGGAACTTAAAGATTTTAACTGATATTCTGAGGAATTTTTGGTATGGAGGGCTATGATGGTTAAATTGTTGATTTCCCACACAGATGCCATGTGTATTTCAGACGCGTCACATCCATAACGGAATTACGTCACATCCATAACGCTGTTTTTTCCTTCTTATACTCCAcatgaaatataaaatatttaaaacacaGCAGTTTTTATGTTCAATGTGGACCCCTTTATCATATGGATATCTTCATTTTGATATTAGTCTTAAATGTTCACAGAAATTAATGAAAATGTATAATCACCCAAAAAGCGCTGTAATTTTCCGTCACATCCATAACGCATGTCTTTTATGGCATTTTCTTAAACCTTAAACCTTATATGGGAAAACTGTTTTTTTCTATCAATTCTCCAAGATAGGAAGCCCTGAAAATATGCATCACCTCTTTAAATATTGAAAGAGAAAAAATCTACTAGGTCATTACAGTTGTCATTTTGAGTTAAAATGTCACGTCCATAACGCTGGAATTGCTctgtcattgatttccccatctccgaccacaaagctgtactttttgacattcatacccaactacacaaaaccaaggaacaacggaccatctccttcagaaacatcaaacttatcatcaccacagacctctccaccatgatcagctcctaccccaaccctcccccagcttcctccctgactgacctggtgactcactacaataactgcctctcctcctccctcaccaggcccccctgaaaacccgctcagtctcattcacccacactgctccctggttcactcctcatctgcgccagctcaaagccactggtcgtcgactggagcgactctacaagaagactcaactcactgtacaccgccaaatgtattcggaccacctccatcactacaagaatgccctcaccactgccaaaacctcatacttctccaacc includes:
- the LOC132464609 gene encoding olfactory receptor 52E4-like; the encoded protein is MDVHYNNTYLILGGHIQLSKYRYFYFSLTFLLFILIICSNTVVLYVIYVHESLHKPMYAFVAALLMNALFGSITVYPKLLVDLLSATQTISRPACRLQSFLAYVYGACEFTLLSAMAFDRYVSICRPLQYHSLVRTQTVKLILVLAFCLPCCKMGIASILSTNIGLCKFVLMRITCDNYSLVKAGCGDSTVSNAYGLCVMVLSILPHVIFIAFSYTRILSICLRSSRDFRTGALNTCLPHLVIFLNFTIIAMFEVIQNRIPSGIPHIVRLIVSLLYVVIPPLFNPLIYGFKMQVIRQCLVALFKLK